A genome region from bacterium includes the following:
- a CDS encoding type II secretion system protein, protein MRRRRASTLAEALVAAVILAVVGGMLVVALAQATQAGQRAMLGAQARRLMQQEPEQVRSGRGIPVNGTTWHGLASGAGSSDRSRQHGFARAGA, encoded by the coding sequence GTGAGGCGTCGGCGGGCCTCGACGCTCGCGGAGGCGCTTGTGGCGGCCGTCATCCTGGCGGTCGTGGGCGGCATGCTCGTCGTGGCGCTCGCGCAGGCCACCCAGGCCGGGCAGCGCGCCATGCTGGGCGCGCAGGCGCGGCGCCTCATGCAGCAGGAGCCCGAGCAGGTCCGCAGCGGCCGCGGGATTCCTGTAAACGGCACAACGTGGCACGGACTCGCCTCCGGGGCTGGTTCATCCGATCGTTCACGGCAGCACGGTTTTGCTCGTGCCGGTGCGTGA
- a CDS encoding antitoxin Xre/MbcA/ParS toxin-binding domain-containing protein has protein sequence MSTATATIAPQKLRKARTVLGLTQAEAGHALGRVRAETVSRWESRQWRVRAVHAQTARYFIQIARMLQEVAPTAEEQQAFLNSPQPDLHGKTPRQIMLDDPPFGAREVYDLLGRIVHGIPA, from the coding sequence ATGAGTACGGCCACAGCGACGATTGCGCCGCAGAAGCTCCGAAAAGCCCGTACGGTGCTCGGTCTTACTCAGGCTGAGGCCGGGCACGCGCTTGGGCGGGTCCGGGCTGAAACCGTGTCTCGATGGGAAAGCCGCCAGTGGCGGGTGCGGGCTGTGCACGCTCAGACGGCGCGCTACTTCATCCAAATTGCCCGCATGCTCCAGGAAGTTGCGCCGACGGCCGAAGAGCAGCAGGCGTTCCTCAACTCCCCGCAACCTGACTTGCACGGTAAGACGCCCCGCCAAATCATGCTCGACGATCCACCATTCGGTGCCCGCGAGGTCTACGATCTCCTGGGCCGGATCGTGCACGGGATCCCAGCTTAA
- a CDS encoding RES family NAD+ phosphorylase: MADVRPRKVEGVWHRFIAESHREDADSDRGALEHGGRYNPRGEFGALYLSDTDTACRAEMQRRVGIRPRYWHAHIRVRVRKALDLTDASTLDKLGISQASLVSMDWLLPQDIALAARRAGFNALIVPSAAGGHRNVVVFKDLLTGDEAVETDRIAAVPEAP; this comes from the coding sequence ATGGCCGATGTACGCCCTCGAAAGGTTGAGGGCGTTTGGCACCGTTTCATTGCGGAGTCCCACAGGGAGGACGCCGACAGCGACCGAGGAGCGCTTGAGCACGGCGGCCGCTACAATCCTCGTGGCGAGTTTGGTGCCCTGTACCTCTCCGACACCGACACTGCGTGCCGGGCTGAAATGCAACGTCGCGTTGGGATCCGCCCACGGTACTGGCACGCGCATATCCGCGTGCGCGTACGGAAGGCCCTTGATCTGACGGACGCCTCCACGCTCGACAAACTCGGGATCAGTCAAGCGTCTTTGGTGTCTATGGATTGGCTTCTTCCGCAAGACATCGCGCTCGCCGCCCGTCGTGCCGGCTTCAATGCGCTCATCGTACCGTCGGCTGCGGGGGGTCACCGGAACGTCGTCGTGTTCAAGGACCTTCTGACCGGCGACGAAGCTGTTGAAACCGATCGCATTGCAGCTGTGCCAGAAGCTCCGTAG
- a CDS encoding transposase, with the protein MDEFAVRRSHRYAPVILEPARKRVLWVGEGRGREDVRPFFELLGPERRARLHAVAMDMTAAYEEEVRAQCPQARPSHRTALRAGTVRRCTTVVCIDARIGRMRQ; encoded by the coding sequence ATGGACGAGTTTGCGGTGCGCCGCAGCCATCGGTATGCGCCGGTGATCCTGGAGCCCGCACGCAAGCGCGTCCTGTGGGTGGGCGAGGGTCGAGGGCGAGAGGACGTCCGCCCGTTCTTCGAGCTGCTGGGCCCTGAGAGACGCGCGCGGCTGCACGCCGTCGCGATGGACATGACCGCGGCCTATGAAGAAGAAGTCCGCGCCCAGTGCCCCCAGGCCCGACCCTCCCATCGCACGGCGCTCCGCGCCGGAACGGTACGGCGGTGTACGACGGTCGTTTGCATTGACGCTCGGATCGGGCGCATGCGACAATGA